ataaataaataaataaatttaaaaaatttaaaaaaaaagaagcttctctacctttgcaaagtgagagtagcattaatatatgggtatgaacattaagagaagtgcttatcatctactcctggtgagaaaccaagggcctcagcctataatgttttgggggcatcagggacctccctggccagcaactcactggaacatccctggaaatgaaaattttctagcaacaatgtaCAGCTTATTTCAACTAATGAAAGTAAACATACTTATAAAAAATTGATCCTAACATTATTGTGTAGaagttcaattttaaaaaattatatggcATATGCCTGGAGACCCAGCACTTGAGAACCTGAGACAAGAAAATGTGAGtctaaggccaacctgagctacatagcaataccttgtctcaagaaatatAGTGTCAAAATATCTACAAGCAAATCAACTATAGCATTAGACACCCATACCTGTATCCCCAGTCCCATGGGGcctagagaccagagaatcactggggctcattgtTCAAAGTTGTTATTGGAGACTAACAAATTTACAGTGACAAAACTAGCACACTGTTTTCATAAAATGATGAAAGTTAGTATCAACCAAACTTCCCAATGAACATCTCTCTGATCTGGTGCACTGAGAATGGAACAGGTTGATTTCTATGAtaattctgcaaaaaaaaaaaaaaaaaaaactcagaatttAAGAATGAAAAACTCATTCACAAGCCCAAATCAAGGGACATTATACTAGGCAATTGATCTATATTCTTCATATTTATGAGGCCAAGATACATAAATGCTAACAACTGATTCAGATTGAAAATAtgaaacagacagaatggattGGACCCCAGACCAGGGGAAAAGGAACTATCAGAGACGATATTGAAACAATCAACTATGCACTGtagactgaaagaaagaaagaaaggttataTTATTAGTAAGAATACAGTGTTAAATCAGTACTGTTTCCATGGTTTCACAACTGTACCTTCTGTGTGCTTAGGGTAAATTTATGACGCCATGAATACTGAGTGCTCAGGGTActgagtactgaggaattcatatatgtgtgtgtgcatgtgtatgtgtatatttcaTATTAAAGAAAGAATATGTACTATATCTGTACACTGTATtgcatatatactttatatatatacaagggtaaactaaatgggagaaaatgtaaACATCTGATAAATCTAGTCATGCAAGTCATATTATTttccttcttattgctggaacaaaatatctgaccatgGTGATGAAGCAGCGAGTGATGAATGTtgttgctcagccagctctctcctttttattcagccagGGACCCCAGTGCATGGGATTGTGGCACTCAACGTAAAGaggagtcttcccacctcaattaatctaatcatgATTATCCCTCACGGGCATggccagaggctaacctaatctagataatccctcacaggtggtCCCAGGTACTGTCAAGTTGACCATCACTATAAACCACCACCCAGATCGTCTTTGCACTGTTGTGGtcacttttctgtaagtttgaaatTGTCGCACAAATCTCAATAGCCAATTACAAAACAGTAATGACTGACAAGACAAATGCTAACCTTGATGATAGAATCTATGAATGTCTGGCTGGCAGAGATCCCAAATCACACACTTAGCAGGCTCATCCTCTGAGATCTCCCCTCCAATAGCTTGTTCTTTCTCCTGATTGGAACTTGGAGAGTAATGGCCTGTTTCATCCTAGGATGACCCTGTTCATGGTGCCATGTGCACGGCCCTATCTGTCTTAATAtgtaattctttcttcttttcatgatCATATTTGTGTACCTAAACTTCCTGTCTATGTAAACTCACAACACTCTgtatgtgagtgagtgagtgagtgagtgagtgtgtgtctgtgtgtgtgtgtgtgtgtgtgtgtgtgcacgcacactgATCACAGACAGTCTCTTATTTTATGTCCTGGGAAGAAACATGAATGAGAAATATCTACAGTTGACAATCAGGTATAACCCATTAACTGATATATAACAAAAGAATATTAAATGCCCTGCATATATAAAATAGTGTACTGAACTCCTGAGAGCAAGAAGTAggttttatttatctctttatccCCAATTGCATAGTGATTGTCTGCTGAATGAGTAAATTCCTCCTTAAAGACAGTCAGCATCCCAGGCTAGTCTATCCCTCCAAAAGTGTTTACATGTATAACCTCAAAATTGTTTACAGTGGTGACCAGAGCCCAGTAATTATTGAAGAAGtatgaataaacaaaatttataattGACTGTACAGTGCTTTGTACCCATAAAGCAGGAATTTAACAAGTCAAGTCAGTAAACAACTCAGCATCTCTTGGAGATGAGGACACAAATACTTGACATGTGAATGAATGGGCTTTAATTCAAAACATAAAGGACTGTGCTTCAATAAAGGAGAGGTTTCTCTGTAAGGCAGACATGAAGCATTTGCCAAGTGCAGACCACATATATCAACTCAAATGCTTTTGTTGGCAACTATCATTCCAAAGAATAACTGCTTGGCTTTTATGACCACCTATGTATACACTCAGAGGTAAAGCAAGCAGACAAAATAAAACCCACCTATTCAAAAACGGACAAATGCTATATGATTTTAGCAGTTGACTTGTCTTCATGGGTCACATCCTAAGGAATTCCTAAAGATAGAGTTTCATAGCCAAATTAGTTGTAATTTTCGCAACAGTGCATGAGATTTAAATCTCACAAAACCTAAAATTATTAGAATTAGGAAAGGAAAAATGACCTCAAGCTGAATTTTGTCagtaatgaaaagaagaaatagtttTTTCCTTAATAGTCAATAATTTCTCTATGCTTATAATCAACATAGATAAATGCCAAATTTTTGCAGGCTTTTTGGATTAAATCTGAgacatttctttgtttgtttatggcttgtttgtttgtttgtttgtttgtttgtttagtttagaggtagggtctcactctagtccaggctgacctattcactaagtgatctcaggctggcctcgaactcacagcctcatagtgatccgcctacctctgcctctacgtGCATCATCACATCCAACTAGATCTGGGACATTTCTActgatatttaaaattaaaatctcagtataaaaagaaaaaaacatggctAAGCATCACCCTAGCCTGGTTGAATAATCTTAAATCAGAATAAACTTTAGTTAAGATCAATGATTATAGATCAAAATCTGTGGATGAATTCGGAGGCATAGGAATAGAGTAAAATAAAAGATCAGGACAAAATATGTATGCTGAATGAAACAGGTTTATTAAGAGACTAACAGTAAGAGCCCACACACAGTTTGGAATACAATAATATTGATGCAGAGGTTGTTGATATATGAGCAGAGCAACGTGGAAGGCGAGCTACCTCCAGTGCCTAATTTCAGGAAAGTCTAGCTTGCTTGCTTTGCTGCGGATGAGCTTCAGCTTCTGAACCCAGGGTGACTTGTCGGCATCACGCAACAGCAAGGCTCCAGTGGGTTCTCTGCATCGCCCAAGTACATGGGAGGCAGGAAGACAGTCGTCGATTTCCAGGTTGTTCCTTGCACAGAAATTGGTTGAGGGTCCCGCAGTCAACAGAGCCATTGGCTCATCAGTAGGTGCTGTAGCCGAAGCCAGAGCCAGACCCCCATGGCCTGTAAAAGCTGCTGCCATAGCAACAGTCGTTGTTGAAGTTGTTGCCACCGTAGCAGAAATTGCGGGAGCTGTAGAGGTGCCCACAGCCGTAGTTCAGGGGAGAGCCCAGGGGCACAACGCAGTTCAGGGGGGTGGCCCTGTAGGTGCCGTGGAAGTTGGTTCCGTAGCAAGGATAGCCTGGGAAGTAGCTTCCGCAGCAGAAATAACgagtcatggtggcaggagtggaGAGGGTTTGGACAGACGGTGAGGAACGAGTTGCCCGAGTGTGAGTGAAGTTGTGAAGGACTccttccacacctggctttttatacCTTGAGATGGTGGGCAAGGCCCGGACTGCTTACACATCTTCCCGCTAATTTGCATAAATAAACCTATTATTCTCTAATAAAATGCATATAATGAAACGCACAGACTCATCGCCCATgctttttgttggctttttggtTTGCAAAGGAATGTGTCCTGTGATCAAAGCCAGTGACCATCCTTGACAGGCAACCGAATTCTTTTCATCAGTGTCCCATAGTTTAACTACTATCTTGATTGCATCATGACTCTAAATCTCCTGCTTATAAATGCCTCCCACCTGACATAACTAGGCTAAAAAAAATTCTggccacagattacacattcaaACCAAGACAGAGCCATTCATTCGCTGGAGTCGCTGAGTCTTGGTTTCCATCATTTTGAGACGTTACATTCTACTTCCGTAAGCCTGGTGAAAATCACTTCATATATCATTCCAAAACTTGCCACATGAGAACAGAGTTTCCTTGTAAGATAGTGATGATCATCTGGGGCTAGGTAGAGGTTGTGATTTCATAATGTCATGAATTTACGAAATGCTACTGAATCCTTCACTTTTAAACGGCTTGTTCTGTGCTGTGCAGATTTCATCCCAAcactttttgtctcattttcataAGTattgctaccaaaaaaaaaacactctaaaGAAGTCTTTTTACACAGGCTGCAAGGGCACCAGATAATCAGAAAGCTGGGGCCAGTCTGCTGGTGATTTTCATCTATCTCATTTATGAGCATCTTCCTTGTTAATGCCTAATTTTATAGAGAACATAAAATCTTCAGTTGTAAAGCATCTCAAACATTGCCAAACTGTCCTATTGTGGAGTGGTTGCACTGGTCTTAGGTGGGGTGATGCCCATTTCAAAGTCATATTAGACCATGCTTGGGTCTTACTGACTCCTAGTAAAACAAGTCTGAATGCCATGATctag
The genomic region above belongs to Jaculus jaculus isolate mJacJac1 chromosome 5, mJacJac1.mat.Y.cur, whole genome shotgun sequence and contains:
- the LOC101597581 gene encoding keratin-associated protein 7-1 translates to MTRYFCCGSYFPGYPCYGTNFHGTYRATPLNCVVPLGSPLNYGCGHLYSSRNFCYGGNNFNNDCCYGSSFYRPWGSGSGFGYSTY